Genomic window (Marinobacter fonticola):
AAAAGAGAACAACGCCCTCTGTACATTCCTTACGCCGGCCCCTCGTTGTTGGAACTGCCGTTGCTGAACAAAGGCAGTGCTTTCTCGCAACGGGAGCGCGTGGAATTCAATCTGATCGGCCTGCTGCCCCATAACGTGGAAACCATCGAGGAACAGGCGGAGCGCGCTTACCGGCAATACGAGCTATGCCAGACCGACATCGACCGGCACATCACGCTGCGCGCGTTACAGGACGACAACGAAACGCTTTTTTTCTACCTGCTGGAAAACCATTTGGAAGAAATGCTTCCGATTATCTACACCCCGACCGTGGGCGAGGCGTGTGAGGCGTTCTCCAAGATCTACCGCAACCATCGCGGCCTGTTCGTGTCCTATCCCGACCGGGAGCACATGGATTACCTCTTGCGCAGCGCCACCAAGGACAACGTGAAAGTGATCGTGGTGACCGATGGCGAGCGCATTCTGGGTTTGGGCGATCAGGGCATCGGCGGCATGGGCATCCCCATCGGAAAGCTGTCGCTGTACACCGCGTGCGGCGGAATCAGTCCGGCGAACACGCTACCCATTGTCCTTGATGTAGGCACCCATAATCAGGCGCTGCTCGATGATCCGATGTACATGGGGTGGCGCCACGAGCGCATCGGCCAGGAAGAATACGACGAATTCGTGGCTGAATTCATGGCGGCTGTTAAGCGCCGCTGGCCCAAAGCCCTGGTGCAGTTCGAGGATTTTGCGCAGAACAACGCCATGCGCCTGTTGAAGCAATACCGCGACGACGCCTGCTGCTTCAACGACGACATCCAGGGCACCGCCTCGGTTTGTCTGGCCACATTGCTGGCTGCGTGCAAAGTGAAGGACGAAAAAGTCAGCGACCAGACCGTTGCCTTCCTGGGTGCCGGTTCCGCCGGCTGCGGCATTGCCGAACAGATCGTCGTGGCAATGACGGATGAGGGACTGCCGGAACGCGAAGCGCGGCAACGCATCTACATGGTCGACCGTGACGGACTGCTGACCACGGACATGACCGGCCTGCAGGATTTCCAGAAAGGACTGGCCACGGATCCAGCGCGGATCAAAGGCTGGGCTGGGCGAGAGTTGATCAATGTGGTGAAAGAGGCAAAGCCGACGGTGCTGATCGGCGTCTCCGGCCAGCGTGGTCTGTTCACTGAAAACGTGATCAAAACGATGCACGCGACCTGTACGAAACCCTTGGTGATGCCGCTGTCGAATCCCACGTCCCGAGTCGAGGCGACACCCGCCGACATCCTGGCCTGGACGAACGGCGAAGCACTGGTCGCCGCCGGCAGCCCCTTCAAGCCGGTCGAGCTGAATGGGTACACCTACCCCATCGCCCAATGCAATAACGCTTACGTTTTCCCGGGCATTGGCCTCGGGGTTGTTGCCGCCGGCGCCAACCGCGTGACCGACACCATGCTAATGGCCGCAGCCAATGCCTTGGCAAAACAGGCCCCCATCGTCCAGCAAACCGGCGAGCGCCTATTGCCAAGCCTGGCCGATATTCAGGACATCAGTCGGATGATCGCCTTCGATGTCGCCAAGCAGGCACAAGAGGACGGCGTCGCCTTGCGTTCCGACGATGAAACGATCCGCCGGGCCATTGATAAGAATTTCTGGCGGCCTCGGTACCGGCGTTACCTGCGGCGGGCGATTTGAAGGGAAAGTCAAAAGTGGTGCGGGGGCTCTGAGTCGGATTGATCAAAATTAAATCGATCTGACCCTCCTCAAAACCCTCCTCAAAACCAAGTGCCAGAGTTGATCAAGAAATGCGTTCAACTCTGACACCATTCAATTATTCTATTTTTCAGCCGGCTTTAACGTTGGCCTGCTTTGAATCTTGAGAGCCGAATTGCCCGCTTTTCCCTTTGCCCACATACTCAACAGTCCCGCCGGCCTTTAAAAAAGCAGCCGTCTGCTCCTCGATCATGGCAGTCGTTAATGTCGCTTTTTCGGGTTTCTTGCTCATCATGTTCTCCCAGTTAACCGTTGGCTTACTCATCAACTTCGAACATCCATGATATGCCAAATAGGAAAAAATTGTATGGAGCAAGAGGCGTTCGTTGAGGAATTAGCCAGTGACGCTTCAGAATGATTGGCTGTCACCTTTCACCGGCTTCAAACGGGGTGGCGGGGTCAGCGCTGGTTAATAAACATGCGCCCTGACACCTTTAACACCCCATCGTTCTTCAGAAATTTAACGTGCTGTTGTCACGTATTTCAATATTTCGACCACTTGATCCGGCGTCTGGGCCCAAGCCATGGCGGACGCATCGACTTCTTTCAAGGGATGGACAATTTCGTCACTGTGAAGCGTGATGTAAGGGGTGCCCGTTGCGGCGCAAAAACCGGCATCGAAAGCCGCATTCCACTGTTTATATTTATCGCCGAAACGAATGACCGCAAGATCGCACTGCTCCAGCAGTGTCTGGGTACGAATACCATTCACTTTCGACGACTGGTGGTCGCGCCAGAAGGGTACGTCCGGTTTGCCCAGTACGTCGCCGGCGGCATCGCTGGCATCGTGATCGGTAACGGGCGCGGTGAACTCGACCGGCAATCCGGCCTCAACCGCCCCGGCTTGAATCTGCTCACGCCAGTCGGTATGGATTTCGCCAGACAAATAAACAGTCCAGATCATGAAGGTCTCCTGATAGGTTAACGGAACGGATCGGTCTACGATCCAAATTGGTGGCGCCTATCATACGCGAGCACCCGCGGTGATTCATCGACCGGTTTGCAGCGAATCAGGACGAAGGTTGTGAGTCAGGCCGCTTGACCGCGGTACTCTAGATCACTGCAAGATCACTGCAAGATCACTGCAAGATCACTGCAAGATCACTGCGAGCTCACTGATAGGGGGGG
Coding sequences:
- a CDS encoding NAD-dependent malic enzyme; the encoded protein is MIVSKREQRPLYIPYAGPSLLELPLLNKGSAFSQRERVEFNLIGLLPHNVETIEEQAERAYRQYELCQTDIDRHITLRALQDDNETLFFYLLENHLEEMLPIIYTPTVGEACEAFSKIYRNHRGLFVSYPDREHMDYLLRSATKDNVKVIVVTDGERILGLGDQGIGGMGIPIGKLSLYTACGGISPANTLPIVLDVGTHNQALLDDPMYMGWRHERIGQEEYDEFVAEFMAAVKRRWPKALVQFEDFAQNNAMRLLKQYRDDACCFNDDIQGTASVCLATLLAACKVKDEKVSDQTVAFLGAGSAGCGIAEQIVVAMTDEGLPEREARQRIYMVDRDGLLTTDMTGLQDFQKGLATDPARIKGWAGRELINVVKEAKPTVLIGVSGQRGLFTENVIKTMHATCTKPLVMPLSNPTSRVEATPADILAWTNGEALVAAGSPFKPVELNGYTYPIAQCNNAYVFPGIGLGVVAAGANRVTDTMLMAAANALAKQAPIVQQTGERLLPSLADIQDISRMIAFDVAKQAQEDGVALRSDDETIRRAIDKNFWRPRYRRYLRRAI
- a CDS encoding YtoQ family protein, which translates into the protein MIWTVYLSGEIHTDWREQIQAGAVEAGLPVEFTAPVTDHDASDAAGDVLGKPDVPFWRDHQSSKVNGIRTQTLLEQCDLAVIRFGDKYKQWNAAFDAGFCAATGTPYITLHSDEIVHPLKEVDASAMAWAQTPDQVVEILKYVTTAR